The Culex quinquefasciatus strain JHB chromosome 2, VPISU_Cqui_1.0_pri_paternal, whole genome shotgun sequence genome contains the following window.
TCGCCCAATTGTCAGGGGGTGATGCACCTGAACGGGCGTCCCGTTGCGGCGTACGATCCGGAGGGGCTCATCTTCGCGGCCGGGGTCAACTCTGAGAGCATCAAGCTGTACGATTTGCGGTCCTTCGACAAGGGACCGTTCGTGACGTTCAAGCTGAACCAGGAGAAGGAGTGCGACTGGACGGGGTTGAAGTTCTCCCGGGACGGCAAGACCATCTTGATTAGTACGAACGGGTCCATCATCCGGCTGATTGACGCCTTTCACGGAACGCCGCTGCAGACATTCACTGGTGAGCAATCTCCTCTGATAGTTCTTGAAAGCTCTTCTAATCCCGAGTTTCGTTCTTCCTTTCAGGCCACCTCAACAACAAGGGAATCCCGATCGAGGCCTCGTTCAGTCCGGACTCGCAGTTTATCTTCTCGGGCAGTACGGATGGGCGGGTGCACGTGTGGAACGCCGACACGGGCTACAAGATTTGCGTGCTGAACGGCGATCATCCGGGGCCGATTCAGTGCGTGCAGTTCAATCCCAAGTTTATGATGCTGGCGTCGGCCTGTACGAATATGGCGTTTTGGCTGCCGACGGCGGAGGATTCGTAAAAAGGGAGAAGGAGAAGGACGTGTGTTAGGTTTTAGGAAGCGGGAAGTCGTCGAATGCTGTTGGCGGGGGAGGATTTGACGAATGAGTGAATTAATTTTAGAATAAGTTGCTGAAAGGAGTTTGTGTGGTAGGACGAAATAAATAAGTTTCTGATGTAAACTGAACttaattgtgtgttttttaatatcctttgagaaatttgtcaaaatctCAGTTTAATTCTATAAGCGTGAAACTAAAAAATCTCTATTTCCAACATTCCAAAGCCCAAGCTTCCAAAAAGTTGGAACTTTCATTATTCCCTATGTTTTTACAGTAGTTGtttggtaactgggctgagaacgtagcccagtcaccgaatgctgctcgctaactgggctgaagaaaaaataacgaggggccaccgatgcataatattgtgcaaatataatataaaataatttttactcacatttatttaaaatgaataCTTTTCATATTCCTCTAATTGTTAGTTGAAATcacataaaagtttgaaaaaagttttttttttactataaggctttctaggcccagtgaaaaaaatataatttaactcaaaaatgacgaactcctcgtcacagtgtcctgatgcaaacaatgatcgagctgtagctgtcacagccctgtgaagtatgttggctgacatatcgggcagtcagtcaaaaaaaccagctagaagtcgcctgacaaaaaaattttgctagaaagagataggaaacctgatgcaaacaaacgtccagctgtcatgtaaacatactttgaatgtgttggtaaatttctgactagaaagccttattgaaCTTGCtgttgcatccattaacccctaggtcatttcggtttgttttggttttttgacgtttgtctgctttttaactgggctacggcccagttatcgagcgcccagttaaacaacgcccagttaccgaacaactactgtacttactgattttcactatttaatcaACTTATTTTGCAACACTTTTGATGAAACCTGCTTCCTCACTTCTTATTTAGTTATTGACATAtgcacaaaaaaactaaaaactaaaaacgataaaattcaattcaaaagctATAAAtctttcaaagtatttttttaaggtgtcaattaaaacgaacatttttttttgtttaaattataaaGATTGTTGTCAAAACTATTAGaagattttcacaaaactatccTATTTCACACTGGATATAGCAGTTTTGAAGAGAAAATAGAAGTCAACTTAACACAATCTTAAACGCGTTTTTTTGCATTGATATTCATATTtatcatgtttgggctggattaaaattttttcaatttttatgaatttccaatgcacagtggtccaaatcgcaaaattaagtggaaaatagattttccaaaaaaatgtgaaattttggggccatgcaaactttttttttcaacactttaGGTCACTTCCGAGAGCAGACTCAGATTCAGCGgggaaaaatacatgaaaaaaatatattatccgcgcaccaccaaaccgaagtgcgcaacacttctgttgcgcgaaaaaatctgttgcgccgaacaaaaatgtagtggtttatcgttagcgtgtacatcagcctgtggcgcaacagctttgacaggttgcgttcgtattttgatttttgtctgcatTCACAATACACTCAAATcacgatggtttgacaccaactgttgtcaaacgaacggggtcactcttagtttgacaccctttttacacgaagttcacacatactaccaaacgtttgttttgacagtgtgcgtgagcgccgtgtaaaaagtgacagtttgtcactttttagttgcctttgaccaaccaactaaaaacaaaaaagtagtgACCAACCATCGGAGGTTGAGTGTATGtggacaattttagaatttcgttagggtggtctaaatatggttttcccttgaaaataagACTATTTCAattgaagatatctcgagtttaaagaaaaatacttctgagattttttcagcgatcgTAGTGCTGGATCGGctggatctcttctttcaaatgcaacctgacgcttaaaatttaacttatacacctttttgagatatttaagttttacatTTGCATCTTTTATACCTTATGAATAAATAATTTTCGTAACACTAAAAATAGTAGAATCAAATCATCTCCTTGATttcaagtgttatttatacactataaaaatcatctttttttgtaaagaagcAAACCCGTTTTGTTTGAAACAAACGAAGTAAACAAATTGAAGAAAATCTATATTCATGATGCAAAACCCAAGAATGACGTCACACTCATGGTCGACGGAGCGCCTAGGTTTTGGTTATCCTTCGGAGACCAACCGACGTCGTCTCACATGGTTCCAGGCCCTCTTTCTTCTAGCTTTTCGTGGATATTTTTGGCATACACTTAACACCCTATCGGCACGCGATTTATTTTCTGAGAAAGGGGCTTGTGTTCTTCTTTTGtctgcttcttttttttcgtaGGGTATGATGTCAGGAATATATTAAATCCCTTTCTTTGTGGTGGAAATTTCGTCCTGAGAGTCGTATAAATAGTACTGGTTGCGGACTGATGTGGTGAAATTATATCGTCCTTTTTTTAGCAGGATTTTGTTGAACATGCTTGGAAGTtgtgtttaccaaaaataaaaaaatgggcagttaaaacaaaattaaaaaaaaatcagttttgataaaaaaaacaacttaccatgcgtctccatcaaatTGATGCATAAAGAAAAAAcactttcatcaaaattttgtagaaaaataaaacaaaagtaaTCAAGGTAGAAATTTAACTTAATCTTATCAAAAGCAATTAACAGAACAGCATTGAATATGCAACTTTGGTGTTCAAACACCAAGGACCGTTTCACCTTACCATTGGCCAACATTGAAAGTGAGTTATTATCTAACATAAATTCACACCTCAACAAACTTGAAAGACGACGCCCCCAACCCACAATGCCAAGGAGCGGTTGTAAATTGTGTGTAAATAGAACAATCATTAGTGTAATATTGACACCTTTGAGGGTTGAAGCACTCGAGCACGAGCTACGGAGATATGAATCATTTGTCGAGAATTCAATTTCCGTTCGATGTGGGCGGCCTCAGGGTACTGATACCTCAGTCAACGCCAGCCTTAAAGCTTTACAGAGTTTGATTTGTTAGATGACTTTATGATTGGTGTGTATTGtagaaaattgtataaaattaataaagtgttttaaattgaGCATTTTCTTTGTATTACTACCTTTAATAACCTGAAGtttaattttgagcaaaaagtcattattttaaaattgttgaaattacgTTTGGGCGGTCTTCGAGGGTCAGTACAGGAATGGAATAAGTTTAtcatttttgtgtaaattttgatttcCATGTTAGCCCTATGTGAAACGGGctaaaaacagctatatttggttttttttcaaatataaaacttGATTGAAAATAATCTCGAGTAGGAAAAAAgacaataattcatttttgaaaataaaatgttgttctaaaaattgtttgaagaaGAATCGCAATAGCTTATGTTGCACAAACAATTATCTCAATCTTTTTGTGTACGTATCTACGCaagtagataactctatattcTTCAAACTTTGTATGGAGAGATCTTTGCTTGTAGTGGTAAGTTAAAATGAGTGATTTTCAGAGAAAAATagataaacgaaaaaaaacctgattttttttattcaaaaaaacaaatttcaaatcagggggaaaaaaatattttttcaaaaaagttcataacttCAATGTAATTTTAAGAGCAAACACCGGAAAAAATAAGGTGTATTCCCCGGCGTTTGCAGTAAAAATTATCATGTTTGAGTTAATACAAAGATATTTTGAGTTTTNNNNNNNNNNNNNNNNNNNNNNNNNNNNNNNNNNNNNNNNNNNNNNNNNNNNNNNNNNNNNNNNNNNNNNNNNNNNNNNNNNNNNNNNNNNNNNNNNNNNNNNNNNNNNNNNNNNNNNNNNNNNNNNNNNNNNNNNNNNNNNNNNNNNNNNNNNNNNNNNNNNNNNNNNNNNNNNNNNNNNNNNNNNNNNNNNNNNNNNNNNNNNNNNNNNNNNNNNNNNNNNNNNNNNNNNNNNNNNNNNNNNNNNNNNNNNNNNNNNNNNNNNNNNNNNNNNNNNNNNNNNNNNNNNNNNNNNNNNNNNNNNNNNNacaatacctacaactttgccgaagacaccaaattgatcagaaaattcactcaaaagttacagttgtttgaatacttacataccatttttgtatggacagcagccaaaattgtatggagacttgtatggatgaaccaatcatacaaaatagtttatttggtcatagggaaggcccccacaaagtttgagccaaatcaaaaaatacaaataaaatccatttctagttttggtaaagaattgctcatttaaaaaggtccaataaaaattatatttgcCATAGAAGGTCTTGAGAACAAAGAGTTCAGggcttaaaatatgttttcctgattccttgtacagtcgactctctggctgtcgatcttctcgatatcaatattgttccatctatcgatgaattcttcagtcccttcaaactgcatacttcaattggctttattccttgatattttctcttgcttgaaggatctatTCCTCGacagtcccttggattctgtttgctttaaaaatctcttccggttgtcaatagggtaattctctaccaactcacacgaaatcgggaaaagttgccccgacccctcttcgatttgcgtgaaactttgtcctaaggggtaacttttgtccctgatcacgaatccgaggtccgttttttgatacctcgtgacggaggggcggtacgaccccatttttgaacatgcgaaaaaagaggtgtttttcaataatttgcagcctgaaacggtgatgagataaaaatttggtgtcaaagggacttttatgtaaaattagacgcccgatttgatggcgtactcagaattccgaaaaaacgtatttttcatcgaaaaaaacactaaaaagttttaaaaattctcccattttccgttactcgactgtaaaattttggaacatgtcattttatgggaaatttaatgtacttttcgaatctacattgtcccagaagggtcattttttcatttagaacaaaatttttcattttaaaatttcgtgtttttctaactttgcagggttatttttagagtgtaacaatgttctacaaagttgtagagcagacaattacaaaaattttgatatatagacataagggtttgcttataaacatcacgagttatcgcgattttacgaaaaaagttttgaaaaagttacttttgcgtttctctttgtttcgtcgtccgtgtctgtcgcgggtgaccatgaacagccatgatcgatgacgaccaactttttcaaaacttttttcgtagaatcgcgataactcgtgatgtttataaaacccttatgtctatatatcaaaattttgtaattgtctgctctacaactttgtagaacattgttactctaaaaaataaccctgcaaagttagaaaaaacacgaaattttaaaatgaaaaattttgttctaaatgaaaaaatgacccttctgggacaatgtagattcgaaaagtacattaaatttcccataaaatgacatgttccaaaatttttacagtcgagtaacggggagaattttaaaactttttagtgtttttcgatgaaaatacgttttcggaattctgagtacgccatcaaatcgggcgtctaattttataaaagacaccaaatttctatcatcaccgtttcaggctgcaaattattgaaaaacacctcttttcgcatgttcaaaaatggaaggggtcgtaccgcccctccgtcacgagatatcaaaaaacggacctcggattcgtgatcagggacaaaagttaccccttaggacaaagtttcacgcaaatcgaagaggggtcggggcaactgctgtgtgagttggcggagaatttattgtcactatctcatggcttgcatagacatttttctttgcgaaacgaagctttgaagggtgtttgacattagtttgtttttgtttgctggacgttgccatgattctctcccatagctgggtaccaagaaaaacatattttcaatcgagtcttcattttgcatcgttctgtaaactgatgattctcttcctcgacggtcccttggatattgacaaccagagattcGACTGTAATATTgtacataacatataaaaaatgggATATCCGACGCATCGCACGCAAAATCGATAAAATGACGGAAACGagtaaaagttatttttttacaagaacTGGGATAATGGGTCCTAATCAGATACAAATCAGATCAATTCTTATAGTTTAGTCAGAAACACCACcacaaatccaaatccaacacTCAGATTTGTGAAACTAGTTGTGAGTTACGTGGCAACTGGTACCATCGCGTGCAATCTCCAAAAACGTTCCAGCTCGCCTCCACACTTTctaaattattcaatttcaaAACCGTTATTCAAAAAGAAAATCCGTTCAAATGCAGCACTCCATTCATTCAGTTTTCGCTGGAAGCAATGATAATTCACACTGCTCGCTGCTGCTGCGTTGCTGCATCCCGAATTCAATTTCCACTAAAATTACGCGTTCCGTTCGTCGTTTCCCTGCGGAACATAAAATTAATCACAATCCAGACCTGAAAGTTGTACCTCGGAATCGTGTCTATTTCTCTAAATTAACAAACACAATCCATTACCCGGATTGCACTCCCCCCGAGCTCCGAGGTTGCCGCTCCAGAGGGGGTTGATCTATGTTTAATTTATTGCATTGTTTTGTTAACACTTCCCGGCTGCAGAGAGGCCGAGGCCGTCCCGTTTTCAATACGACCTGTCTACGCGCCCGGAGGCCCGGGTTCTCTCCTGCAAAACTGCAGCCGATCGAGCTTGAATAAATTAGTCTAGACTTTAATTTGATTGCTTGCCGAGGCGAGTTTTCCGACAAAGAGAGGATAGAACGAGAGCTTGGAACAATCAACACTTGTTCCGGGGAGAGCCTGGGATTCAATTGAAGGTACTACGCACCATCAGCCCCTCCGGAAAATTGGTCCTCTGGATCGGAAGTATGCAAATTATGCCCACTTTTGAAGCATCGTTAGCAGAAACAGCAGCAGCGGTAGCTGCTGGGTCGTTGATTTTCCAGAATCAAAATTCCCAAATGTGAGGTATTTTAACGATGCATCGTGCGTTTTTATTTCCACTGCAATGGATCAACGGTTTCGGCTCTCGGGCTGCATCTGACCTCAGGAGGATAAATGTGGCGTTATACTTGACGGGGTGGATGATGAATTTCCGGTGCGTTTCAGCGGTTGGGTTTGCCTCGTAATTTCGCTTATTTACACAATGTGGAACGGGGTCGCCCGAGGGGGTCTTATGCGAGTCTCAATGtggaaaatgttgaaatttgtatgatggGATGCATTTATTGCAAGTTATTTGATCACATGTAGATGATTGAAAAACGTATTCATCATCaacaaaaagtttcattgaaatgagttatatacttttttgtttattatgtATGTATTGTTTGTTTGTACCCGATGTgatgtttgattatttttggttgaaaaattagAATTACTGATGACAAAACAAATTGACTCATTTATCGAGACAGTATAACACTGTTTTTGACATATAGTATGTCCACAATCTCAAATATAATCAAACTAtcaactttaacgacccccaggtcttttgtggtctctaatgcaagtttctgctcgaacttaGGAGTTCGAAGGATTGAATGGGGGGAGCACCCaatcctctttttactccaaggaaccttccactccagggttcgaactgacggcctttggattgcgagtccaaccgccgccagcgattccaccggagtaggcttggttcgtttgtttttgtttagcagggagacgactccaacacctgaaatgacttaacggcctaacaacaacagaggcattttacttccccatctgatggaaggttgcagcag
Protein-coding sequences here:
- the LOC6037908 gene encoding WD repeat-containing protein 82, producing MKLIDSVVRSFKVAKVFRENTDKINAIDFSSNGEMLISCSEDDQIVLYDCEKGTQIRTVNSKKYGVDLIHFTHANNTAIHSSTKVDDTIRYLSLHDNKYLRYFPGHTKKVISLNISPVEDTFLSGSLDKTLRLWDLRSPNCQGVMHLNGRPVAAYDPEGLIFAAGVNSESIKLYDLRSFDKGPFVTFKLNQEKECDWTGLKFSRDGKTILISTNGSIIRLIDAFHGTPLQTFTGHLNNKGIPIEASFSPDSQFIFSGSTDGRVHVWNADTGYKICVLNGDHPGPIQCVQFNPKFMMLASACTNMAFWLPTAEDS